A single region of the Polyodon spathula isolate WHYD16114869_AA chromosome 40, ASM1765450v1, whole genome shotgun sequence genome encodes:
- the pld3 gene encoding 5'-3' exonuclease PLD3 translates to MKPHLLYQQLKPSGVLDEMIIQHNTQALKYYRCILLTAGLVTLLLAVMFVQLLIFPLFLPPLNRTEDTLLPQESGSCSDPCRIVLVESIPEGLVFNSSTSNPSIYQAWMNLIEEARSSVDIASFYWTMTNEDTKTEEQTAWQGERVLKELVKLPGNGVSVRVAVNTPHASPLQSDLQALLDGGAVVREVNLPKLTGGVLHTKFWVVDKKHVFIGSANMDWRSLTQVKELGATVYNCSCLAQDLEKIFEVYWFLGQPDATVPSHWPSNYSTPYNKDTPLELPLNGTLSSVYLSSAPPALCPEGRTQDLQSILSVIDDAQDFVDIAVMNYLPTMEYSNPKRYWAAIDTELRRAAYERRVRVRLLISCWPHSEPTMFPFLRSLATVNDRESGLDIQVKLFVVPSTQVQAQIPFARVNHNKYMVTDKVAYIGTSNWSGDYFLKTAGSALVVNQTASQSSEPTVQEQLQAVFQRDWESIYSTQLNQDTDIGDICTVK, encoded by the exons ATGAAACCACACTTACTTTACCAGCAG CTGAAGCCCTCAGGTGTCCTAGATGAGATGATAATTCAGCACAACACACAAGCCCTGAAG TATTATAGGTGTATCCTGCTGACCGCCGGCCTGGTCACCCTCCTGCTGGCCGTAATGTTTGTCCAGCTGCTGATCTTTCCTCTGTTCCTCCCCCCTCTGAACCGCACGGAAGACACGCTGCTACCACAGGAGAGTGGCTCTTGCAGTGACCCCTGCAG GATAGTGCTGGTGGAGAGCATCCCAGAAGGGCTGGTCTTCAACTCCAGCACCTCTAACCCTTCCATCTACCAGGCTTGGATGAACCTGATTGAAGAGGCCCGGAGCAGTGTGGACATCGCCTCTTTTTATTGGACGATGACCAACGAGGACACGAAGACCGAAGAGCAGACGGCCTGGCAG GGGGAGAGGGTCCTGAAAGAGCTGGTGAAGTTGCCTGGGAATGGGGTCTCGGTGCGGGTTGCTGTCAACACCCCGCATGCCTCTCCGCTTCAGAGTGACCTGCAGGCCCTGCTGGATGGGG gTGCTGTCGTTCGTGAAGTGAACCTGCCCAAGCTGACGGGCGGCGTCTTGCACACCAAGTTCTGGGTGGTGGACAAGAAGCACGTCTTCATCGGGAGCGCCAACATGGACTGGAGATCGCTGACGCAG gtaAAGGAGTTGGGTGCAACTGTGTACAACTGCAGCTGCCTGGCCCAAGACTTGGAGAAGATCTTTGAAGTCTATTGGTTCCTAGGGCAGCCTGACGCCACTGTCCCCTCTCATTGGCCCAGTAACTACTCCACCCCCTACAACAAGGACACACCCCTCGAATTGCCTCTTAATGGGACCTTGTCCAGCGTTTACCTGTCg AGCGCCCCTCCAGCGCTGTGTCCAGAAGGACGGACTCAGGACCTGCAGTCCATTCTCAGTGTCATCGACGACGCGCAGGACTTTGTGGACATCGCTGTCATGAACTACCTCCCCACCATGGAGTACTCGAACCCCAAAAG GTACTGGGCTGCCATCGACACTGAGCTGCGCCGGGCTGCGTACGAGAGGCGTGTGCGCGTGCGTCTTCTCATCAGCTGCTGGCCTCACTCCGAGCCCACCATGTTCCCCTTCCTGCGCTCTCTGGCCACCGTCAACGACCGCGAGAGCGGGCTGGACATCCAAGTG AAGCTGTTCGTGGTCCCCTCCACTCAGGTTCAAGCCCAGATCCCCTTTGCCAGAGTCAACCACAACAAGTACATGGTGACTGACAAAGTGGCCTATATCG GCACATCTAACTGGTCTGGAGATTATTTCTTGAAAACTGCGGGCTCTGCGCTGGTGGTGAATCAGACAGCGTCCCAATCCAGCGAGCCCACAGTGCAGGAGCAGCTGCAGGCCGTGTTCCAGAGGGACTGGGAGTCCATCTACAGCACCCAGCTCAACCAGGACACTGACATCGGCGACATCTGCACAGTGAAATGA